In a single window of the Niabella ginsenosidivorans genome:
- a CDS encoding glycoside hydrolase family 88 protein: protein MKNRIFAIAATWVFTGAIQAQQLNIPAVFRGAEQQTKVMLAEIDKAKDGSGELVSPRTIENNRLKLVKSGDWTSGFFPGELWYLYEYSQNAEWKKQAEQFTANIEKEQWNGRTHDMGFKVYCSVGNGYRLTNDAHYKEVLIQSAKTLSTRFNKTAGVIRSWDHNKQKWDYPVIIDNMLNLELLFEASKLTGDKTYYNIAVSHANKTMENHFRKDYSSFHVVDYDSATGKVIKRTTHQGYSDASAWARGQAWGLYGYTMCYRETKDPKYLKMAENIAGFILKHPNLPADLVPYWDFNAPGIPDEPRDASAAAVIASGLLELSTYSKKGDSYKAIATKILTNLTNHYRAPVGKDYGFLLLHSTGSKPFNSEVDVPLSYADYYYLEALLRLQKINNKKRLFN from the coding sequence ATGAAGAACAGGATATTTGCTATAGCAGCCACATGGGTATTCACGGGCGCCATACAGGCGCAGCAACTCAATATTCCCGCAGTGTTCCGGGGTGCAGAGCAACAAACAAAAGTAATGCTGGCAGAAATTGACAAAGCCAAAGACGGATCAGGGGAGCTGGTGTCTCCAAGAACCATAGAGAACAACCGGTTGAAATTAGTGAAATCGGGCGATTGGACCAGCGGCTTCTTTCCGGGAGAATTATGGTATTTGTATGAGTATTCTCAAAACGCAGAATGGAAAAAACAGGCAGAGCAGTTTACAGCAAATATAGAAAAAGAGCAATGGAACGGGCGCACGCATGACATGGGCTTTAAGGTGTATTGCAGTGTGGGGAATGGTTACCGGCTCACAAATGATGCGCATTACAAGGAAGTATTGATTCAGTCTGCTAAAACATTGAGCACCCGGTTCAATAAAACCGCAGGTGTCATCCGTTCCTGGGATCATAATAAACAGAAATGGGATTATCCGGTAATCATTGATAATATGCTCAACCTGGAACTGTTGTTTGAAGCTTCAAAGCTCACGGGCGATAAAACCTATTACAATATTGCCGTCAGCCATGCCAATAAAACGATGGAGAATCATTTCCGGAAAGATTACAGCTCCTTTCATGTAGTGGATTATGATTCAGCAACGGGTAAGGTTATTAAAAGAACGACTCATCAGGGCTATTCTGATGCTTCCGCGTGGGCGCGGGGCCAGGCATGGGGGCTGTACGGCTATACGATGTGCTACCGGGAAACAAAAGACCCGAAGTATCTGAAAATGGCAGAAAATATTGCCGGCTTTATTTTAAAGCACCCGAACCTGCCGGCTGACCTTGTGCCCTATTGGGACTTTAATGCACCAGGTATTCCTGATGAACCACGGGATGCATCAGCCGCAGCCGTAATTGCCTCGGGGTTGCTGGAGCTGAGCACATATAGTAAAAAAGGTGATTCTTATAAGGCTATTGCAACAAAGATACTTACAAACCTTACTAATCATTACAGGGCACCGGTTGGTAAAGATTACGGTTTTCTTTTACTGCACAGCACCGGGTCAAAGCCATTCAACAGTGAAGTGGATGTGCCACTAAGCTATGCGGATTACTATTACTTGGAAGCCTTGCTGCGGCTGCAAAAGATAAATAACAAAAAGCGCCTGTTTAACTAA